The Aquicella siphonis genome contains the following window.
GCGCCCGCCGTGAGACAGCTGGTATTTCTACTGGGGATAGCCGGCGGCGTCACTTTGGGAATTTTTATTTATATGTCGATTCAGGAGCCGACGTATCAGCCGCTGAATTATCAGATTTCACAGCAGAATATCGCTTCTATTACAGATACACTGGACAAGGCTGGCATTCCCTACAAGATAAACGAACAAGACGGTGTATTATTCGTGCCAGTAAAGGATGTGCAACAGGCACGAATCAAATTGTCAGCGGCAGGAATCGCGAAGGACGACCATTTCAATTTTTCATATCTGAATGAGCAAAACACAATTGGCAGCAGTCAATTTCAAGAGAATGCCCGGTATTTACGCGCGCTTGAAAGCGATTTATCGAAAACGATCAGTGAAATCGAGGGGATATCTGCGGCGCGCGTACACATTGCCATTCCGCAGAATAATATTTTTGCGGATGAAAACCAGCGGCCTACGGCATCCATTGTGGTCAACATGGCGCCGGGTTTGTCATCAGACAAGGAAAAAATCCGGGCAATCGTTCAAGTCGTCGCCAGCAGTGTTCCAGGGCTGGATCCGAAAAACGTGGCGATCACGGACCAATATGGACATTATCTATCAGGCACATTGGATCAGGATTCCATTAATAATGCCGAACAGTTAAGTTATCAGAACAATATCCAGAATTATTATGAAAAACGCATTGAATCCATGATTTCACCTCTGCTTGGAGACAGCCGGGTCAATGTCAGGGTTTATGCCAATATCGATTTCACCCAGCAAGAAGAAGCGAAGGAACAATACGACCCGGAAAATAGAGTTGTTCGCAGTGAGCAGGAAATGTCCGAGCAGGTCGGCAGTTCTGGCGCTTCCGGACCGCCTGGCTCGCTTTCAAACACCCCGCCGGAATCCTCAGCTGACAAAGGAGTGGCGCAACAGTCGAACTCAAGTGAAGGGAAAAGTCAGTCCATCAAGAATTACGAAATCACCAAATCGGTAATTTATAAAAAAGTGACGCATCCCAAGATCAACGCATTATCAGTCGCTGTGGTGATAGACAATGAAGTATCAATCGATGCGGCGACCAATAAAACTGTCACCAAACCGCTCAACCAGGATAAAATCAGCAAAATAACGGATCTTGTCAAGGCAACCATCGGCTATGATGAAAAACGCGGTGACAGAGTAACCGTGGTAAACAGTTCGTTTATTCCACTTCCAAAGGATATTCCGGCGCCACCGCTGCATTTTTGGGATCAAGTGTGGTTTTGGGACGTCTTGAAAAAAATCATAGGCAGTACATTGGGGTTTGTTTTGCTGTTTATTCTTTATAAAAAACTGGCGAGCTATATGAAATCTTCTCCACAGGTTCCACAAAGGCTTATTTTAAAAGAAGAAGATGATGAAGACATGAGCAAGTTAACCAAGGAGTTACATGAGCTCAAACAGACAAAAATGAATAAGCTTAAGGAGCTGGCCAGCCGGGATCCAAATCGCGTGGCCTTAATCATGAAGAACTGGGTGGGAAAATGATATATGGATAAAATTCGTAAAGCTGCAATCATACTGCTGGGATTAGGTGAAGAATATGCCGAGCAGATATTGAAGAACATGACAAAAGCTGAAGTGCATAAGATTATGGAAGTAATTAACACCATTGATAATGTGTCTGAAGATGATGTCATACATGCCATGGACGAATTTTTTAACGCTTCTGATAACACTGGAATTGACATTGTCTCCAAAGAAAACATCAAAAATACCCTTGTTTCCGCCTTGGGCATCAAAGGAATGGAAAAAGTTGACATTGAAAAATCCAAGTGGATTGAATTATTGAAATACGAACCTCTAAGCAGCGTTCTTGAGCTGATTGAGGACGAGCATCCGCAGGTGCTCACGGCGCTTGTCGTCATTCTGACTCAGCTGGGGAGTGAGCGCGCCTCTGAAATTATCAAGGGGCAAAAAAAGGAGATGCAGAATGAAATCATTAAAAGAATGTCTTATATTGGTCCTATATCAACGTATGCGCTCGAAGCGCTTTCCATATTTTTTGAAAATGAACTCTCAAGATCAGACCGATATGGCGTTGTCACGGTGGATGGCGTGGATGCCGCGGCGAATCTAATTTCATATCTGGATAGTGAAACAGAGAGGGAAATCATCGCTGATTTGTCAAATACGGATAAAAAACTGGCTGAACAAATCCAGGACAAGCTGCTTCCGTTTGAAAAACTCGCCTATCTGGATACTCGCAGTCTGCAAATACTACTGAAAGAAATCACTCCTGATGATCTGGTTCTTGCCTTGAAAGGATCAAATGAATACGTGAAATCAACCTTTATGAAAAACATGTCAACCAAAGCAGCTGAAATTCTCAAAGATGATTTGGAATCTAAAGGCCCGGTGAAGCTGTCCAACGTCATAGAAGCGCAGAAAAAGATTGTCTTGCTGGCCAAAAAACTCAGCAAGGAAGAGAAAATTATACTATCTACAAAAAGCGATCCTGATGTTATCTTTTGAGGAAACAGGAAAGAATGGATACGTTGCACGATGAACATGTACTTGAACTCAGCGACTGGATATTTCCTGAATTGGACTCCCTGTCAGGCGGTGATGAAATTGATCTGAATTCCCTATTCACGCCTGAGCATGTCGATATTGAAAACAAGCAAGATTATCAGGATGATATTGAACATGCGGAGAAATTGAATGAAAGCTATGAAAATTTGGGGCACAAGGCCGTTCCAGCAGGGGAAGCTCAAGCCGAATCGACTGACAAGGTCGATGATCAGGCTGCAATTCTGCATGATGAAGTTAAAAATTTGAAACTCGAATATGAATCACGCATTAATGCGGTTAACCAGTTGCTGGGGAAGCTCAAAGCACCATTATCAATGGTGGATGAAGAAGTCATAGAGCTGATGCAGGATGTCGTGAAAAAAATAACAAAACGCATCATTTGCAAGGAGATTTCAACGGATCCGTCCGTTTTTATAAGAATGCTTGATGAATTAAAAAAAA
Protein-coding sequences here:
- a CDS encoding FliH/SctL family protein, which translates into the protein MDTLHDEHVLELSDWIFPELDSLSGGDEIDLNSLFTPEHVDIENKQDYQDDIEHAEKLNESYENLGHKAVPAGEAQAESTDKVDDQAAILHDEVKNLKLEYESRINAVNQLLGKLKAPLSMVDEEVIELMQDVVKKITKRIICKEISTDPSVFIRMLDELKKMIDSKNGLITIYLSSDDYHRLNADQTGSQGLASIDSSLQQGDVVIKSNFAEVRALLNDRIDQLVRIQHD
- a CDS encoding flagellar motor switch protein FliG; amino-acid sequence: MDKIRKAAIILLGLGEEYAEQILKNMTKAEVHKIMEVINTIDNVSEDDVIHAMDEFFNASDNTGIDIVSKENIKNTLVSALGIKGMEKVDIEKSKWIELLKYEPLSSVLELIEDEHPQVLTALVVILTQLGSERASEIIKGQKKEMQNEIIKRMSYIGPISTYALEALSIFFENELSRSDRYGVVTVDGVDAAANLISYLDSETEREIIADLSNTDKKLAEQIQDKLLPFEKLAYLDTRSLQILLKEITPDDLVLALKGSNEYVKSTFMKNMSTKAAEILKDDLESKGPVKLSNVIEAQKKIVLLAKKLSKEEKIILSTKSDPDVIF
- the fliF gene encoding flagellar basal-body MS-ring/collar protein FliF → MTTTKNNKYLGSLSAIFLAPAVRQLVFLLGIAGGVTLGIFIYMSIQEPTYQPLNYQISQQNIASITDTLDKAGIPYKINEQDGVLFVPVKDVQQARIKLSAAGIAKDDHFNFSYLNEQNTIGSSQFQENARYLRALESDLSKTISEIEGISAARVHIAIPQNNIFADENQRPTASIVVNMAPGLSSDKEKIRAIVQVVASSVPGLDPKNVAITDQYGHYLSGTLDQDSINNAEQLSYQNNIQNYYEKRIESMISPLLGDSRVNVRVYANIDFTQQEEAKEQYDPENRVVRSEQEMSEQVGSSGASGPPGSLSNTPPESSADKGVAQQSNSSEGKSQSIKNYEITKSVIYKKVTHPKINALSVAVVIDNEVSIDAATNKTVTKPLNQDKISKITDLVKATIGYDEKRGDRVTVVNSSFIPLPKDIPAPPLHFWDQVWFWDVLKKIIGSTLGFVLLFILYKKLASYMKSSPQVPQRLILKEEDDEDMSKLTKELHELKQTKMNKLKELASRDPNRVALIMKNWVGK